Proteins co-encoded in one Gallus gallus isolate bGalGal1 chromosome 27, bGalGal1.mat.broiler.GRCg7b, whole genome shotgun sequence genomic window:
- the CNTD1 gene encoding cyclin N-terminal domain-containing protein 1 isoform X2 gives MVSRVPVASRFSSPDPLFGEVAPEIIEDTLIHLAMENEQHLSMLPDPAGCFREARTVEFIFLLSEKWHLDQSARYQAVELLERFMIKQVEQICTSPRQNVTGGEQGRSQNSLQEQIHDTFVLRLVSCIQLASKLSLHYNDITAAYFLQNHCIRCVYNY, from the exons ATGGTGTCCCGGGTGCCGGTAGCATCCAGGTTCTCCAGCCCAGATCCGCTCTTTGGTGAAGTTGCCCCTGAGATCATCGAGGACACGCTGATCCACCTGGCCATGGAGAACGAACAGCACCTCAGCATGCTGCCGGACCCTGCGGGCTGCTTCAGGGAGGCACGCACTGTGG aatttATATTCCTTCTGTCCGAAAAATGGCACCTGGACCAATCAGCAAGGTATCAAGCAGTAGAGCTACTTGAAAG gtttATGATCAAGCAAGTAGAACAAATCTGTACATCCCCCCGACAGAATGTTACAGGTGGTGAACAAGGCAGAAGCCAGAACTCTCTGCAGGAACAGATCCATGACACATTTGTCCTACGACTGGTGTCGTGCATTCAGCTTGCGAGCAAACTTTCCTTACACTATAAC GACATAACGGCTGCTTACTTCCTGCAAAACCACTGCATCAGATGTGTGTACAACTACTAG
- the CNTD1 gene encoding cyclin N-terminal domain-containing protein 1 isoform X1, translating to MVSRVPVASRFSSPDPLFGEVAPEIIEDTLIHLAMENEQHLSMLPDPAGCFREARTVEFIFLLSEKWHLDQSARYQAVELLERFMIKQVEQICTSPRQNVTGGEQGRSQNSLQEQIHDTFVLRLVSCIQLASKLSLHYNAVNTDTALKFLQSLKYSYTKQELLESELAVLETLQFQINVLTPLAYIELLLEVLGHNGCLLPAKPLHQMCVQLLDFFYLKRDTIYDTLLNIAIENLTPSELQIAKFLIVKEDLMLLAVGIISTSAFMLNPEHWKKVQSFPNKLALHVGKKGKVIYV from the exons ATGGTGTCCCGGGTGCCGGTAGCATCCAGGTTCTCCAGCCCAGATCCGCTCTTTGGTGAAGTTGCCCCTGAGATCATCGAGGACACGCTGATCCACCTGGCCATGGAGAACGAACAGCACCTCAGCATGCTGCCGGACCCTGCGGGCTGCTTCAGGGAGGCACGCACTGTGG aatttATATTCCTTCTGTCCGAAAAATGGCACCTGGACCAATCAGCAAGGTATCAAGCAGTAGAGCTACTTGAAAG gtttATGATCAAGCAAGTAGAACAAATCTGTACATCCCCCCGACAGAATGTTACAGGTGGTGAACAAGGCAGAAGCCAGAACTCTCTGCAGGAACAGATCCATGACACATTTGTCCTACGACTGGTGTCGTGCATTCAGCTTGCGAGCAAACTTTCCTTACACTATAAC gCAGTTAACACTGATACAGCTTTAAAATTTCTGCAATCCTTAAAATACTCATACACTAAACAAGAGTTGCTTGAGTCAGAGCTTGCTGTTTTAGAAACTCTGCAGTTCCAGATCAATGTCTTGACTCCGTTGGCTTACATTGAATTGCTTCTAGAGGTTTTAG GACATAACGGCTGCTTACTTCCTGCAAAACCACTGCATCAGATGTGTGTACAACTACTAGACTTCTTCTATCTTAAGAGAGATACCATCTATGACACTTTACTGAACATTGCCATTGAGAATTTGACACCAAGTGAACTGCAGAT AGCAAAGTTCTTAATAGTAAAGGAAGATTTAATGCTCTTGGCAGTTGGAATCATCAGCACAAGTGCCTTCATGCTAAACCCTGAGCACTGGAAGAAGGTACAGTCATTTCCAAACAAACTAGCTCTacatgtggggaaaaaagggaaggttATTTATGTTTAA
- the COA3 gene encoding cytochrome c oxidase assembly factor 3 homolog, mitochondrial — protein MAAPREPVGEAAFARRIDPEREPGLSPEQRRFMAQVERAQRQRALQRQLRSRNVLLALGIGVVTAGIYGYTFYSVSQEQFLDELEQEAEAARARAWERQKSAAS, from the exons ATGGCGGCGCCGAGAGAGCCGGTTGGGGAGGCAGCGTTTGCGCGGCGCATTGACCCGGAGCGGGAGCCGGGGCTGAGCCCTGAGCAGCGCCGCTTCATGGCGCAGGTGGAGCGCGCCCAGCGCCAGCGCGCCTTGCAGCGCCAGCTCCGCAGCCGCAACGTGTTGCTGGCGCTCGGCATCGGCGTGGTCACCGCGGGCATCT ACGGATATACCTTCTACTCCGTGTCGCAGGAGCAGTTTCTGGACGAGCTGGAGCAGGAGGCGGAGGCGGCGCGGGCACGGGCCTGGGAGCGGCAGAAGAGTGCCGCGAGCTGA